From Streptomyces zhihengii, the proteins below share one genomic window:
- a CDS encoding class II fumarate hydratase, with protein MSGTAAGEFRIEHDSMGEVRVPAHAKWRAQTQRAVENFPVSGQRLERSHIEALALIKAAAARVNARLGVLDADLAEAVASAADEVAGGRWDEHFPVDVFQTGSGTSSNMNANEVIATLAAERLGRDVHPNDHVNASQSSNDVFPSSIHIAATAAVTGDLVPALEHLAAALERKAAEFAAVVKSGRTHLMDATPVTLGQEFGGYAAQIRHGVERLRSALPRLAELPLGGTAVGTGINTPPGFSAAVIAEVAAATGLPLTEARDHFEAQGARDALVETSGQLRTVAVSLTKICNDLRWMASGPRTGLAEIALPDLQPGSSIMPGKVNPVVPEAVLMVAAQVTGNDTAVAVAGAAGNFELNVMLPVMARNLLESVRVLANASRLLADRTVDGITDDTERAREYAESSPSVVTPLNKYIGYEEAAKVAKASLAERRTIREVVLARGYVERGELTLEQLDEALDVLRMTHP; from the coding sequence ATGAGCGGCACGGCGGCGGGCGAATTCCGGATCGAGCACGACTCCATGGGCGAGGTGCGGGTCCCCGCGCACGCGAAGTGGCGGGCCCAGACCCAGCGGGCGGTGGAGAACTTCCCCGTCTCCGGCCAGCGTCTGGAGCGCTCGCACATCGAGGCCCTGGCGCTGATCAAGGCCGCCGCGGCCCGGGTGAACGCCCGGCTGGGCGTGCTGGACGCCGACCTCGCGGAGGCCGTCGCGAGCGCGGCGGACGAGGTCGCCGGGGGCCGCTGGGACGAGCACTTCCCCGTCGACGTCTTCCAGACCGGGTCCGGCACGTCCTCGAACATGAACGCCAACGAGGTGATCGCCACGCTGGCCGCCGAGCGCCTCGGCCGGGACGTCCACCCCAACGACCATGTGAACGCCTCCCAGTCGTCCAACGACGTCTTCCCGTCCTCGATCCACATCGCGGCCACCGCCGCGGTGACCGGGGACCTCGTGCCGGCGCTGGAGCATCTGGCGGCCGCCCTGGAGCGCAAGGCGGCCGAGTTCGCCGCCGTCGTGAAGTCGGGGCGCACGCACCTGATGGACGCCACCCCCGTCACCCTCGGCCAGGAGTTCGGCGGCTACGCGGCGCAGATCCGCCACGGTGTGGAGCGGCTGCGCTCCGCGCTGCCGCGCCTCGCCGAACTCCCCCTGGGCGGCACGGCGGTGGGCACCGGCATCAACACCCCGCCCGGCTTCTCCGCGGCCGTCATCGCGGAGGTGGCGGCGGCCACGGGACTGCCGCTGACCGAGGCCCGCGACCACTTCGAGGCGCAGGGGGCGCGGGACGCCCTGGTGGAGACCTCCGGACAGCTCCGGACGGTCGCGGTGTCGCTCACCAAGATCTGCAACGACCTGCGGTGGATGGCCTCCGGGCCGCGCACCGGGCTCGCGGAGATCGCCCTGCCGGACCTCCAGCCCGGTTCGTCGATCATGCCGGGCAAGGTCAACCCGGTGGTCCCCGAGGCGGTGCTGATGGTCGCCGCGCAGGTCACCGGCAACGACACGGCGGTCGCCGTCGCGGGGGCCGCGGGCAACTTCGAGCTGAACGTCATGCTGCCGGTGATGGCCAGGAACCTGCTGGAGTCCGTCCGGGTGCTCGCCAACGCCTCGCGCCTGCTCGCGGACCGGACGGTCGACGGGATCACGGACGACACCGAACGCGCCCGCGAGTACGCGGAGTCGTCCCCCTCCGTGGTCACCCCGCTCAACAAGTACATCGGCTACGAGGAGGCGGCGAAGGTCGCCAAGGCGTCGCTGGCCGAGCGCAGGACCATCCGGGAGGTCGTCCTGGCACGCGGATACGTGGAGCGCGGCGAACTGACCCTGGAGCAGCTCGACGAGGCGCTGGACGTGCTGCGCATGACCCACCCCTGA
- the fomD gene encoding cytidylyl-2-hydroxypropylphosphonate hydrolase yields the protein MTGTERIARWAPGDHILWRYRGHAPDLDGCTVHICRPVTVVQDTDDLLAVWMAPGTECVKPVLADGSPVHLEPLATRYTAPRTLTRDRWFGAGVLKLARPRDPWSVWLFWESGWRFKSWYVNLEEPRTRWAGGVDSEDHFLDISVYPDRSWLWRDEDEFAQAQLVGLMDEAKAERVREAGRAAVASIRAWQAPFSSGWEHWRPDPSWTVPRLPSDWAGRGEGRPAA from the coding sequence ATGACAGGGACGGAACGCATCGCACGCTGGGCACCCGGGGACCACATCCTCTGGCGGTACCGCGGTCATGCCCCCGATCTCGACGGCTGCACGGTGCACATCTGCCGGCCCGTGACGGTCGTCCAGGACACCGATGACCTGCTCGCCGTCTGGATGGCGCCGGGCACCGAGTGCGTCAAACCGGTGCTCGCCGACGGCTCCCCCGTGCATCTGGAGCCGCTGGCGACCCGCTACACCGCGCCGCGCACCCTGACCCGCGACCGCTGGTTCGGCGCCGGGGTGCTCAAGCTGGCCCGGCCCCGGGACCCGTGGTCGGTCTGGCTGTTCTGGGAGTCGGGCTGGCGGTTCAAGAGCTGGTACGTGAACCTCGAGGAGCCGCGCACCCGGTGGGCGGGCGGGGTGGACTCCGAGGACCACTTCCTCGACATCTCCGTCTATCCGGACCGCAGTTGGCTGTGGCGCGACGAGGACGAGTTCGCCCAGGCGCAGCTCGTGGGCCTGATGGACGAGGCGAAGGCCGAGCGGGTCCGGGAGGCGGGGCGGGCCGCGGTGGCGTCCATCCGGGCGTGGCAGGCACCGTTCTCCTCGGGCTGGGAGCACTGGCGTCCGGACCCTTCGTGGACGGTGCCGCGGCTGCCGTCCGACTGGGCGGGGCGCGGGGAGGGGCGGCCCGCGGCCTGA
- a CDS encoding SpoIIE family protein phosphatase: protein MTEHPTSHEGRQPLAARSQERTRPRAQAAGVPAGQPSLPQPATPPHSVQAQAQDIAGTARREGDRLRFVGAATRRIARGIDLDEIVLGLCRATVPTFSDAILVYLRDPLPVGDERPVSPFVLRLRRSDRLRSTTDDTEGGAGAVVSVLDPGTDLTPAAELCEVRSGGALSEVLRGVRPVFGDSAAARAALPELLGDGRSVPSGHRAILAPLRGRRRVIGAAVFLRRPDRPAFEPNDLLVAAQLATHTALGIDKAVLYGREAYIADELQRTMLPDSLPQPTGVRLASRYLPAAETARVGGDWYDAIPLPGSRVALVVGDVMGHSMTSAAIMGQLRTTAQTLAGLDLPPQEVLHHLDEQAQRLGTDRMATCLYAVYDPVSHRITIANAGHPPPILLHLGGRAEVLRVPPGAPIGVGGVDFEAVELDAPAGATLLLYTDGLVESRLRDVWTGIEQLRERLAATAQLTGPDHSPPLEALCDDVLDMLGPGDRDDDIALLAARFDGIAPSDVAYWFLDPEDAAPGRARRLARRALERWGLEDLSDSVELLVSEVVTNAVRYAERPVMLRLLRTEVLRCEVGDDSPQLPRQRRARDTDEGGRGLFLVNRLARRWGATRLSTGKVVWFELPARG from the coding sequence GTGACGGAGCATCCCACCTCCCATGAGGGCCGGCAGCCCCTGGCCGCCCGGTCCCAGGAACGCACCCGGCCGCGGGCGCAGGCCGCCGGCGTGCCCGCCGGGCAGCCTTCGCTGCCCCAGCCGGCCACGCCGCCGCACTCCGTGCAGGCGCAGGCCCAGGACATCGCCGGCACCGCGCGCCGCGAGGGCGACCGGCTGCGGTTCGTCGGGGCGGCGACCCGGCGCATCGCGCGCGGCATCGACCTGGACGAGATCGTCCTCGGTCTGTGCCGGGCGACCGTGCCCACCTTCTCCGACGCGATACTCGTCTATCTGCGCGACCCCCTGCCGGTGGGCGACGAGCGCCCCGTCTCCCCCTTCGTCCTGCGGCTGCGCCGCAGCGACCGGCTGCGTTCGACGACGGACGACACCGAGGGCGGCGCGGGCGCGGTCGTGTCCGTGCTCGACCCGGGGACCGACCTCACGCCGGCCGCCGAGCTGTGCGAGGTCCGCTCCGGCGGCGCGCTCTCCGAGGTGCTGCGCGGGGTGCGGCCCGTCTTCGGCGACTCGGCCGCCGCCCGCGCGGCCCTGCCCGAACTGCTCGGCGACGGCCGCAGCGTGCCCAGCGGGCACCGCGCGATACTGGCCCCGCTGCGCGGCCGGCGGCGGGTGATCGGCGCTGCCGTCTTCCTGCGCCGCCCGGACCGGCCCGCGTTCGAGCCCAACGACCTGCTGGTCGCCGCCCAGCTCGCCACCCACACCGCCCTCGGCATCGACAAGGCCGTGCTCTACGGGCGCGAGGCGTACATCGCCGACGAGCTCCAGCGCACCATGCTGCCGGACTCGCTGCCCCAGCCCACCGGCGTGCGGCTGGCCTCCCGCTATCTGCCGGCCGCCGAGACCGCGCGGGTCGGCGGCGACTGGTACGACGCGATCCCGCTGCCCGGCAGCCGGGTCGCGCTGGTCGTCGGCGACGTCATGGGCCACTCCATGACCTCGGCCGCGATCATGGGCCAGCTCCGCACCACGGCGCAGACGCTGGCCGGGCTCGACCTGCCGCCGCAGGAGGTCCTCCACCACCTCGACGAGCAGGCCCAGCGCCTCGGCACCGACCGCATGGCGACCTGCCTCTACGCGGTCTACGACCCGGTCTCGCACCGGATCACCATCGCCAACGCCGGACATCCGCCGCCCATCCTGCTGCACCTGGGCGGGCGGGCCGAGGTGCTCCGGGTGCCGCCGGGCGCCCCCATCGGCGTCGGCGGCGTGGACTTCGAGGCCGTGGAGCTCGACGCCCCGGCCGGGGCGACCCTGCTGCTGTACACCGACGGTCTGGTCGAGTCCCGGCTGCGCGACGTGTGGACGGGCATCGAGCAGTTGCGGGAGCGGCTGGCCGCGACCGCCCAGCTCACCGGCCCCGACCACTCGCCGCCGCTGGAGGCGCTCTGCGACGACGTGCTGGACATGCTCGGGCCGGGCGACCGGGACGACGACATCGCGCTGCTCGCGGCCCGCTTCGACGGGATCGCGCCGAGTGACGTCGCCTACTGGTTCCTGGACCCGGAGGACGCGGCGCCCGGCCGGGCCCGCCGGCTCGCCCGCCGCGCGCTGGAGCGCTGGGGCCTGGAGGACCTCTCGGACTCGGTGGAGCTGCTGGTCAGCGAGGTGGTCACCAACGCGGTGCGCTACGCGGAGCGGCCGGTGATGCTGCGCCTGCTGCGCACCGAGGTGCTGCGCTGCGAGGTGGGCGACGACTCCCCGCAGCTCCCGCGGCAGCGCAGGGCACGGGACACGGACGAGGGCGGCCGGGGCCTGTTCCTGGTGAACCGGCTGGCCAGACGGTGGGGGGCGACCCGGCTGTCGACCGGCAAGGTCGTCTGGTTCGAGCTGCCGGCCCGGGGCTGA